In one Sporomusa sphaeroides DSM 2875 genomic region, the following are encoded:
- a CDS encoding SLBB domain-containing protein: MREEIIAAVKAAGVVGAGGAGFPTHVKINAAVDTVIVNGAECEPLLRAHQLLMDTESSKLLIGLKAVMLATGARRGVIGLKRKYAAAVDKLQAEFKQAKEQELELFFLADIYPAGDEQVLVHEVTGRIVPEGGIPLHVGVVVANVETMINIAEALAGKPVTGKYVTVTGAVGRPATFKAPIGMAIRELIELAGGTTVRDYAVIDGGPMMGKLTTVDQPVTKTTGGIIVLPAEHSLVSGKSMPWPVVANRAKAVCCNCRACTDVCPRYLLGHSLEPHRIMQAFGRGQCNAGDVVTQAFLCCECGACDTFGCTMGLSPRRVNAELKRQFGQAGIKNQHNAKPRYPRTTRQYRLIPAKRLLYRLGLEAYDGNAPLVTNPVTTQAVRILLLQHIGIPAQPIVRVGAMVNKGDLIAVIPEGAAVGCNLHASISGQVAAVDDAIVIQAMS; the protein is encoded by the coding sequence ATGCGGGAAGAAATTATTGCCGCCGTCAAAGCGGCAGGGGTTGTGGGAGCCGGCGGTGCCGGTTTTCCCACCCATGTCAAAATTAACGCCGCTGTGGATACTGTCATTGTTAATGGTGCCGAGTGTGAGCCGCTCTTAAGAGCCCATCAGCTCCTCATGGACACGGAAAGCAGCAAGCTGCTTATCGGGCTGAAGGCCGTCATGCTGGCTACCGGTGCGCGGCGCGGGGTTATTGGACTCAAACGCAAATATGCGGCTGCCGTAGACAAGTTGCAGGCAGAATTTAAGCAGGCCAAAGAGCAGGAGCTGGAACTCTTTTTTCTGGCAGATATCTACCCGGCCGGCGACGAACAGGTGCTTGTGCATGAAGTGACCGGCAGAATTGTGCCGGAAGGCGGTATTCCGCTCCATGTCGGTGTAGTGGTGGCCAATGTCGAAACTATGATCAACATCGCGGAGGCGCTTGCCGGTAAGCCGGTGACCGGAAAATACGTTACCGTAACCGGGGCTGTCGGCAGGCCGGCTACCTTTAAAGCACCTATCGGCATGGCTATCAGGGAACTCATTGAGCTTGCGGGTGGAACCACTGTCCGGGACTATGCCGTTATTGACGGCGGTCCCATGATGGGTAAGCTTACTACGGTTGATCAGCCTGTGACTAAAACCACCGGCGGCATTATCGTATTGCCGGCAGAACATTCGCTGGTCAGTGGAAAAAGTATGCCATGGCCGGTTGTCGCTAACCGGGCCAAGGCGGTTTGCTGCAATTGCCGGGCTTGTACCGATGTCTGCCCCCGTTATCTTTTAGGCCATAGCCTGGAACCGCACCGGATTATGCAGGCGTTTGGCCGGGGGCAGTGTAATGCCGGTGATGTTGTTACCCAGGCCTTTCTCTGCTGTGAATGCGGGGCTTGTGATACCTTTGGCTGTACGATGGGATTATCGCCGCGCCGGGTCAATGCCGAACTGAAGCGGCAATTTGGGCAGGCGGGGATTAAAAATCAACATAATGCCAAACCGCGATATCCCCGTACCACCCGGCAGTATCGCCTTATTCCGGCAAAACGGCTGCTCTACCGCCTGGGGCTGGAGGCCTATGATGGCAACGCTCCCCTAGTGACAAACCCGGTCACAACCCAAGCGGTCAGAATATTGCTTTTACAGCATATTGGTATTCCGGCCCAGCCTATTGTGCGCGTGGGTGCCATGGTCAATAAGGGTGACCTTATTGCTGTCATACCGGAAGGGGCAGCTGTGGGATGCAATCTGCATGCCAGTATTTCCGGACAGGTAGCTGCCGTGGATGACGCAATCGTCATTCAGGCAATGTCATGA